Part of the Oncorhynchus tshawytscha isolate Ot180627B linkage group LG07, Otsh_v2.0, whole genome shotgun sequence genome, TTCACCAGGTGGTTCAGAAGACGGTTCCTGGTCCGTATAAGACCAGTTCCCCCAGGCCTACGTGTGAAAGACCTGACCTTCTCTGAGGTGCCAGTCAGAGTGTATGAGCCCACGACTGGTTCACTGGGCCTGAGGAGGGGACTGGTGTATTTCCATGGAGGAGGATGGGTGTTGGGCTGTTTGGGTAATATGATAAGACAAAAATAGTGTCTAGATGAAGTACTCTGACTCGATATTCACGTAATAATAAGGAATTCTCCTCGACCACGCCCACACATTATTTCCCATTGACCCCAGTGTAAAAGAGCCAACTTCGTTGTTGATTTTTTTGTTATAAAGAAATACTGTAACAAAAGATGACGAAAAGCTGCTATGTTATGCAATTGACATGTAATTGGGTCAAAAATCCCAACATACGGTTCGCAATGCTCCCACATACGGAAGTAAAGCCTGTGAGAAGAGCCCTGTGTCCAAGTAGGAGGGGGAGCCGGTGTCCAAGTagaatatatgtacagtgtatttggaaattattcagacgccttgactttttccacattttgttacatcacagccttattctaaaaaatttttttttttttaaatcctcatcaatctacacgcaatactccataatgacaaattgaaaacaagtttttaggaatatttgcaaatgtattaaaataaaaaacagaaataacttatttacctaagtattcagacgctttgctatgagactcgaaattgaactcaggtgcattctgtttccattggtcatccttgagatgtttcttcaacttaattggagtccacctgtggtaaattcaattgattggacatgatttggaaaggcacacacctgtctatataaggtcccactgttgacagtgcatgacagagcaaaaaccaagccatgaggtcgaaggaattgtcggtagagctccgagacaggattgtgtctaggcacagatctggggaagggtaccgcaaaatgtctgtagcattgaaggtccccaagaacagtggactccatcattcttaaatgcaagaagtttggaaccacatagactcttcctagagctggccgccaatctaagcaatctggggagaagggctttggtcaaggaggtgacaaagaacccaatggtcactctgacagtgttccagagttcctctgtggagatgggagaaccatccagaaggacaaccatctctgcagcgctccaccaatcaggtctttatggtagagtggccagatggaagccactcctcggtaaaaggcacatgacagccctcttgaagtttgccaaaaggcacccaaaggactcagaccatgaaacaggattctcttgtctgatgaagccaagattgaactctttggcctgaacgccaaGCGTCATGCCCGGCGgatacctggcaccatccctacgttgaagcatggtggtggaagcatcatgctgtggggatgtttttcatcggcagggacggggagactactcaggatcgagggaaagatgaatggagcaaagtacagagagagacttgatgaaaacctgctctagagcactcaggatctcagactggggtgaagtttcaccttccaacaggacaacgaccctaagcacacagccaaagcaACACAGgggtggcttcgtgacaagtctctgaatgtctttgagtggcccagccagtgcccagacttgaaccctatcgaacatctttggagaaacctgaaaatagcagtgcagcaacgctccccatacaACGTTGAGAGgttgagaggctctgcagagaagaataagaGAAGCTCcccatatacaggtgtgccaagcttttagcgtcatagCCGAGAAGATTTGTGGCTGTAAacactaccaaaggtgcttcaacaaagtatttagtaaagggtctgaatacttatgtaaatgtaatataatcttttttaattttaaaagatttgctaaaataaataataaaacgtTTGTGCTTTGTTGTtcctgtgtattgtgtgtagattgatgcgggggggaaactatttaggctgtaacgtatcaaaatgtggaacaagtcaaaggttctgaatactttcctaatgcactgtagcTCAGTATGTGTCAAACATTTAATCACATgtaagacatttaacttgtttggtctagtctgtttgtaactctattcactacttgtagctgtatagtccgtttatttgtgttgttggtcttggctagcttaatTTTCTGGTTGGTGGCTAGCactcactcacgtggctgctAGCACCATCAtgaattttttttgttttttttctgcgAAGTAGTGAGAGCTTGGGAAGCAGGCAATATTGAAAAGTAATCTTTAGACATGTACTTTTCTTAACTGTAGTTTTACAATTGACTAAAACAACAAGAAAATTGTGTTTGAAAAAGGTAAAGTTTTTGCTGTGAGCAAATGGGGTATCCCAGTTAACTACAGGTTGTTTTCCCGACAGGCTGGCGTGGCTTACCGATTGGGAGTATTGCTTGTCTTGCAAAATGTTCATCCTCTGTCTACTAAGCCTAAAACAAATTTTCTGTTTCCCGTGATTAGACACTGCAGATGACATCTGCAGGCACATTGCCAAGGAGGCTGAAACCACTGTGATATCTGTTGGGTAACTTTTACTTTCTGACTCACTGCCTCAAAATGTGATTCCAAAGCAGATTAATGCAGTGAAAGGGGCTGTGAAGCTGTCAAAGACTTGACATGTTGCTCCTTTCTCTACCCTCATACCTTTTAGATATCGGCTTGCCCCTGAACATCGGTACCCCACTCAGCTGGATGACTGTGACGCTGCAACATGCCACTTCCTGTCTGTGGCAGAGGCAGAGTTCGGGGTGGACCCAGGCAGAGTGGCAGTCGGGGGTGATAGTGCTGGGGGAAACCTGGCAGCTGCACTATGCCAACGTCTGGCCAAGAGAAAAGATGGACATCTGCTGTCTCCCTGTGCCCAGGTCCTCATTTACCCAGCTCTGCAGATGGCAGATTTCAACCTGCCCTCATACCAGCAGAATCATGCTGTGCCCATATTGTTCCGTGGCCGGGTGGCATTCTACTTCCTGCAGTATCTCAACGGGGACACGTCAGTGTGCCAGGACCTGCTGGAGGGGAACCATATCCCTGCTGAGATGAGGCTAGCCTTCAAGGAGTGGCTCTCCCCAGAACACCTCCCTCCTGAGTGCAAGGTGCGGGGCGAACTCCAGCAGGTACACTCAGCCTTAGACTACAAAGGAGAGGTGTACCACATAATCAAAGACGGTTTGGATCCGGAGGTCTCGCCGCTTCTAGCGGAGGATGCTGTTATCCGTCTGACCCCACCGGCCTTTATCCTGACCTGTGAGTACGACGTGCTGAGGGATGATGGGATCCTGTACAGGAAGAGGCTGTTGGACCTGGGACTGGACGTCACATGGCATCATGTTCCAGACGGCTTCCATGGACTTGTGGATTTTTTCAAAAAGGGCTGGCTAACCTTCCCGTCTGCAACACAAGCTATAAATAGTATTGTAAGCTATGTAAAAACACTTTAAGAAATGGATGTTGAAGTTTGATCCCTCTTTCATGTTCCTGGCAAGGGAAAGCAAATAAACACCTACACAGCTTAGTACATGTTTTACTCTTATTTTAATAAATTAAAGCATTTGTTTTCATTTCTACAGAAAATATAATAAtattcattattttttaaattaagacATATATACCATGTATACATGGTATATGACATtttataatacattttataatgcaattctaaagtatgCATGCAAGTCTTATTATAATGCAGGTCCTGTGCCTCCTATTTGCCTCCGCTACTTCTCCAGTattctgtctgtcagtcacagAATGTTTGCTGTATCATCACAACAGAGCTTCCTCTCCTGTCTGGTGCCTATATCACAATAAGATCAGGAGGAATGCACCGTCATCCGTTCTGTTTGATCTAACTATGCTCTGATATTAGGACCAAAC contains:
- the aadacl4 gene encoding arylacetamide deacetylase-like 4 codes for the protein MDISTAILIIGFAAVIAAFFLLVIGLMYSEMMNSDIPQGVANRGKLHVVHGLFVGISIVGRILDRLGLCHQVRFTRWFRRRFLVRIRPVPPGLRVKDLTFSEVPVRVYEPTTGSLGLRRGLVYFHGGGWVLGCLDTADDICRHIAKEAETTVISVGYRLAPEHRYPTQLDDCDAATCHFLSVAEAEFGVDPGRVAVGGDSAGGNLAAALCQRLAKRKDGHLLSPCAQVLIYPALQMADFNLPSYQQNHAVPILFRGRVAFYFLQYLNGDTSVCQDLLEGNHIPAEMRLAFKEWLSPEHLPPECKVRGELQQVHSALDYKGEVYHIIKDGLDPEVSPLLAEDAVIRLTPPAFILTCEYDVLRDDGILYRKRLLDLGLDVTWHHVPDGFHGLVDFFKKGWLTFPSATQAINSIVSYVKTL